The Poecilia reticulata strain Guanapo linkage group LG4, Guppy_female_1.0+MT, whole genome shotgun sequence genomic interval AAATCAAGAGGTAcacacttttaaagaaaaaataattactttaaagaaaaaatatattatgaaaTATATATGCTTACTATCCAGTCTAATTTGCCTGATAGTTAAACAACACGCGTCTCATCTCACCGTGCCGAGCAGTTCGTCTCTCATCTCCCCTGTACATCGGGCCTTCGACTGAATGTGAACGGTTTTAGTGGCTGGCATCCTCTCATTGGCTATTGTCGGCGTACGACCTGGAGCGAGGAACTGATTGGCTAAGGCCTTCTCTGTTGGTGATGTCTGTGAAGGATTACGAGTTGAATTGTTGTGAACCGCAGTTTATATAAATAAGCTGAATGATCTCAAATCTCACCAGTTTCTCTGCCTCTAAAAGTCCTTTTAGAAAATCGACTTTTCTTGTGTATTCAGTCAGGATCTCTTGTGTCGGTTTGCTgagaaaagacacaaacacagaggcaTCAGAACGTTTTTACAACATCAGCTGTGAGCGGAGCGACTTCCGTACAAATGTTCAAGTTCCAACAAAGACAACCTTCTCAGTATATTTGTCATTTAGCAGACCGTGTGCTGATTAAATGTCCACAATTTAGtaaacagtagaaaaaaaattaaataatcgAGGTAAAAAATTAATATCAAGGGGGGGGGTGTAACCTTGGGCTTTTCCTCAGAGCCACCAACATGTCCACCAGGGCTGCAACATactacagaaaaacaaacaaacaaacaaacaaaaaaacaataaacatgttttcagaaacCTATAGTGTATGGTTATTATAAGAATCTTGTCGGACTTATTACTGTTATTTCCTGCTGTTTCCATGGGAACATAATGGAATGGTAAACTTATATACCAAAATACGATAACTAAGGTTCAATAGGCAGAACGTAAAAGCAAGATTAAAAACGTAAAAATGAGATAGAAAGCGTATACCACAGTTCCTGCTTTCTGACGACGTGGCTAACAAAGCAGCTAGCAGCTGTTGagctaacaacaacaacaacaacaacaacagtaaaTCTGCAGCTCAGATTAAACTCTTTGAGCTCAGCTCTGGTTTACCTTCTCCAGTCTCCATTCAGCCTCTCCTCGTTTTTCCGACGCCATATTTTCACAGCGAGACAATAATCTAATAAAATTGATCTCTAGTCTAGAAGCCATGTTGGAATCGCACAGTGTCGCAGCTGTATGACGTAACCAGCCGCAGCCGCTACGAAACTCGTCTCCATGTATGGCAGGACgtttttatcataaaatcaACTTCACCACACTTCATTTCCCGATTTCTGACACCGCTATATGATGATTACACATAATAATCTAAGAAATATCTAAGCATATTTTGACTATAAAAATACCTATATAAGATATCGCTAATTACCTTCTAACTAGTATGACGCACGTCATACAACCATTAAGTTTTATGGAAGCTTTAATTCAAGATATCTACAAATTACTATCTGAAGCatatacatttcatttaacaCATAAATGATGACtagttaaaaagtaaaatatctcACTTTTTGTTCTGAAAAGTCATAATCCTAATTATGAATTATGACTTGAATGACGCAATAattcaagatattttaaatgtacttttggATTGGAAAACTTATAGATTTGACTAGCGCAAATTAAATTGCAGATGTCTTGAAAGCAAATAATAACTAGGCAAAACTGA includes:
- the use1 gene encoding LOW QUALITY PROTEIN: vesicle transport protein USE1 (The sequence of the model RefSeq protein was modified relative to this genomic sequence to represent the inferred CDS: deleted 2 bases in 1 codon); translation: METSFVAAAAGYVIQLRHCDSNMASRLEINFIRLLSRCENMASEKRGEAEWRLEKYVAALVDMLVALRKSPSKPTQEILTEYTRKVDFLKGLLEAEKLTSPTEKALANQFLAPGRTPTIANERMPATKTVHIQSKARCTGEMRDELLGTRTSGKADGDLRNRRVLPLDERQSAAELDAVLQRHHNLQEKLAEDMLNLARNLKNNTLAAQNIIKQDNQTLSQSMRQADLNFEKLKTESERLEQHTKKSVNWLLWLMLILVSFTFISMILFIRIFPRLR